From one Bradyrhizobium sp. Ash2021 genomic stretch:
- a CDS encoding thiamine pyrophosphate-dependent enzyme, translated as MTHPNALLHRRDVVNELLRARGDLLVIAGLGAPNWDVSAAGDHPNNFPLWGAMGAASMIGLGLAMAQPKRRVLVITGDGEMLMSIGALATIAVEKPANLTIAVLDNERFGETGMQKTHTAAGVDLAAMAAAAGIRTSRVVRTPAEVTEIRDLAHQGSGPVFAQIKINPEALVFVMPPADGVILTTRFRQSVLGDSALYN; from the coding sequence ATGACCCATCCGAATGCGTTGCTTCACCGTCGCGACGTCGTCAATGAACTGTTGCGGGCGCGCGGCGATCTGCTCGTGATCGCCGGCCTCGGCGCGCCGAACTGGGATGTCTCGGCCGCGGGCGATCACCCCAATAATTTTCCGCTGTGGGGCGCGATGGGCGCCGCTTCCATGATCGGGCTCGGACTTGCGATGGCGCAGCCGAAGCGGCGGGTGCTCGTCATCACCGGTGATGGCGAGATGCTGATGAGCATTGGGGCGCTGGCCACCATCGCGGTCGAGAAGCCTGCGAACCTGACCATCGCGGTGCTCGACAACGAGCGTTTCGGCGAAACCGGCATGCAGAAGACCCACACCGCCGCCGGCGTGGATCTGGCAGCGATGGCGGCCGCGGCCGGCATTCGGACGTCGCGGGTGGTCAGAACGCCAGCCGAGGTCACCGAAATCCGCGATCTCGCGCATCAGGGAAGCGGACCGGTGTTTGCGCAGATCAAGATCAATCCCGAGGCGCTGGTCTTCGTGATGCCGCCGGCCGACGGCGTCATCCTGACGACGCGGTTCCGGCAGTCGGTTCTCGGCGACAGCGCGCTCTATAATTGA
- a CDS encoding tetratricopeptide repeat protein, which translates to MTAGGRSEQTLAAAMVHHRAGRLAEAERLYQSVCDTDPGNARAFHLYGVVAHQLGRPDAASLLGRAVTLDPAFAEAHNDRGVILAANGSFADAIPCFERAVALNPGYIEARNNLGRGLRSLGRLDEALVQFEQVLKAAPDSPLAHFNLGSVLELAGQRPDAEKHYRSAIALRPDFVDAHLQLALLLQNSDRLPEALAHAERAVALRPDSAGARNNLGNILRSLGRREEAIAQYRSALRLEPNFFMAHYNCGVALRGETRIAEARAHFERAVALRPDFLEAELALCMAELPALYADAAEIDERRAAYASRLAKLSANLERAAVPAALTEAIGSHQPFYLPYQGRNDRELQARYGALVCKIMAARYQTPVFPDPPAAGEKIRLGIVSGFFRQHSNWKIPIKGWLKMLDRDRFHVSGYYTNPERDGETEAAAAMCDRFVQGPLSLDGWRRAVLDDAPHVLIFPEIGMDKVSAQLAAQRLAAVQCVSWGHPVTSGFPTVDYFISSDLMEPADAADHYFEKLVRLPNLSIYVEPPDVSPPGIDRAKLGLRENAVVYWCGQSLPKYLPQFDEVFARIATEVPDSQFAFIEFGGGSGVTNLFRNRLERAFKAAALSAGDHCVFLPRLAPDLFVAAIGQCDVVLDSIGWSGCNSILESLVHDLPIVTLAGAMMRGRHAAAILDMMGVGETTARTVDEYVGFAGALGRDATKRSRLSAQIRDQKRRIYRDLDCIASLQEFLDKAVRNPGSK; encoded by the coding sequence ATGACCGCGGGGGGCCGTTCAGAGCAGACGCTCGCAGCCGCGATGGTGCACCATCGCGCCGGCCGTCTCGCTGAGGCCGAGCGGCTCTACCAGTCCGTCTGCGATACTGATCCAGGCAACGCGCGCGCGTTTCACCTCTACGGCGTGGTCGCCCATCAGCTCGGACGGCCCGATGCGGCGTCGCTGCTCGGCCGCGCCGTGACCCTCGATCCGGCATTTGCCGAGGCCCACAACGACCGCGGCGTGATCCTCGCCGCCAATGGATCGTTTGCCGACGCCATCCCCTGCTTCGAGCGCGCGGTGGCGCTTAATCCCGGATATATCGAGGCGCGCAATAATCTCGGACGCGGATTGCGGTCGCTCGGGCGCCTCGACGAAGCATTGGTGCAGTTCGAACAGGTCCTGAAAGCCGCGCCCGATTCGCCGCTTGCCCATTTCAATCTGGGCTCGGTGCTCGAACTGGCTGGTCAACGGCCTGACGCCGAGAAGCATTACCGCAGCGCCATCGCGCTGCGCCCCGACTTTGTCGACGCCCATCTCCAATTGGCTTTGCTGCTTCAGAACAGCGATCGGCTGCCTGAAGCGCTGGCCCATGCGGAGCGGGCGGTCGCACTGCGTCCGGACAGCGCCGGTGCCCGCAACAATCTTGGCAATATTCTCCGCAGCCTCGGCCGGCGCGAGGAAGCGATCGCGCAATATCGGTCAGCGCTGCGGCTCGAGCCGAACTTCTTCATGGCGCACTACAATTGCGGCGTCGCGCTGCGTGGTGAGACCAGGATCGCGGAAGCGCGGGCGCATTTCGAGCGTGCGGTTGCGCTCAGGCCGGATTTTTTGGAAGCCGAACTCGCTTTGTGCATGGCGGAGCTTCCCGCGCTTTACGCGGACGCAGCGGAGATCGACGAGCGGCGCGCGGCCTATGCAAGCCGGCTGGCAAAACTGTCCGCGAATCTGGAACGCGCGGCCGTCCCCGCCGCGCTCACCGAGGCGATCGGGTCGCATCAGCCGTTCTATCTTCCCTATCAGGGCCGCAACGACCGCGAGCTTCAAGCTCGCTATGGCGCGCTGGTCTGCAAAATCATGGCCGCGAGATATCAGACGCCGGTTTTCCCGGATCCGCCCGCCGCGGGCGAGAAGATCAGGCTCGGTATCGTCAGCGGGTTTTTCCGGCAGCATTCGAACTGGAAGATCCCGATCAAAGGATGGCTCAAAATGCTGGACCGCGATCGGTTTCACGTCTCCGGCTATTACACGAACCCTGAGCGCGATGGCGAGACCGAGGCGGCGGCAGCGATGTGCGACCGCTTCGTGCAGGGTCCGCTATCACTCGACGGGTGGCGGCGCGCGGTCCTCGACGACGCGCCGCATGTTCTGATCTTTCCCGAAATCGGTATGGACAAGGTGTCGGCGCAACTCGCGGCGCAGCGGCTCGCCGCGGTTCAGTGCGTTTCCTGGGGACACCCGGTCACATCGGGATTTCCGACCGTCGATTACTTCATCAGCAGCGATCTCATGGAACCCGCGGACGCCGCCGATCACTATTTTGAAAAACTGGTGCGGTTGCCCAATCTATCGATCTATGTCGAACCGCCGGACGTCTCGCCGCCCGGGATCGACCGGGCCAAGCTCGGTCTGCGCGAAAATGCCGTTGTCTATTGGTGCGGCCAATCGTTGCCAAAGTACCTGCCGCAATTCGACGAGGTCTTCGCGCGCATCGCCACGGAGGTTCCCGACTCCCAATTTGCTTTCATCGAATTCGGAGGCGGTAGCGGCGTCACCAATTTGTTCCGAAATAGGCTCGAGCGCGCCTTCAAGGCCGCCGCTCTCAGCGCCGGCGATCACTGTGTTTTCCTGCCCCGGCTTGCGCCGGATCTGTTCGTCGCCGCCATCGGTCAATGCGACGTCGTGCTGGATAGCATCGGCTGGTCGGGCTGCAATTCGATCCTGGAGAGCCTCGTTCACGATCTTCCCATCGTGACATTGGCCGGCGCGATGATGCGCGGCCGCCACGCGGCGGCGATCCTTGACATGATGGGGGTCGGAGAGACCACGGCGCGGACCGTCGATGAATATGTCGGCTTTGCAGGCGCGCTCGGCCGCGACGCAACGAAGCGAAGCCGATTGTCCGCCCAAATACGTGACCAGAAGCGTCGAATCTACCGCGACCTTGACTGCATCGCATCGCTCCAGGAGTTTTTGGACAAAGCGGTGCGAAATCCCGGCAGCAAGTAG
- a CDS encoding LysR substrate-binding domain-containing protein → MDLKQLRTFRAVAELGSLSKAADRLRAAQPALSRHIKLLEHELRVELFVRNGRGMLLTSAGRMLLDRTTGLVRQIEQVRDDLQSASGKPSGRVILGLVPTVSAVFSGRFARRVITDFPDISLRIVESYGGHLVEWLHRGEMDLAITYGPAVDLHLQVQSIGREDIAVVGPPGSGLNKKKHVDLKWLVKQNLIVPSISHGLRALLEKAVAREKLSLNPLIEADSYRAQISLMEEGLGYTLLPPSAIRAELAAQRLEMAALVSPSISRELILASPIDHPTSIATTTISTLIMSEIEQLSKEGFWKIKMTV, encoded by the coding sequence ATGGATCTCAAGCAATTGCGTACGTTCCGGGCCGTGGCGGAGCTCGGGAGCCTCAGCAAGGCGGCGGACCGCCTTCGGGCCGCGCAGCCTGCGCTCAGCCGGCACATCAAGCTGCTCGAGCACGAGCTTCGGGTCGAGCTGTTCGTCCGCAACGGGCGCGGCATGCTTTTGACAAGTGCGGGCCGGATGCTGCTCGACCGCACCACGGGTCTGGTCCGCCAGATCGAGCAGGTGCGCGACGATTTGCAATCGGCGAGCGGCAAGCCATCCGGACGCGTCATCCTCGGGCTGGTTCCGACGGTGAGCGCGGTTTTCTCCGGACGGTTCGCCCGCCGCGTCATCACGGATTTTCCGGATATCTCGCTGCGCATCGTGGAAAGCTATGGCGGGCATCTGGTGGAATGGCTGCACCGGGGCGAGATGGATCTGGCGATCACCTACGGCCCCGCGGTGGATCTCCATCTCCAGGTGCAGTCGATCGGGCGCGAAGACATCGCCGTAGTGGGGCCGCCGGGGTCGGGCCTCAACAAGAAGAAGCACGTCGACCTGAAATGGCTGGTGAAGCAGAACCTGATCGTTCCCAGCATTTCGCACGGTCTGCGGGCCCTGCTGGAAAAGGCCGTGGCGCGGGAAAAATTGTCGCTCAACCCGCTGATCGAGGCCGATTCCTATCGCGCCCAGATCAGCCTGATGGAAGAGGGACTGGGCTACACGCTGCTGCCGCCCTCCGCCATCCGCGCCGAACTGGCGGCGCAGCGCCTGGAGATGGCCGCCCTCGTCAGCCCGTCGATCTCGCGCGAACTCATCCTGGCATCGCCGATCGACCATCCGACGTCGATCGCCACGACAACGATCTCGACGCTGATCATGTCCGAGATCGAACAGCTTTCGAAGGAAGGTTTCTGGAAGATCAAGATGACGGTATGA
- a CDS encoding EAL domain-containing protein: MLEHDCPVIEDPDFLLAALERANDAVVIVDSDLRVSHFNAAAELVWGLNRTEVLGRHVGCLGLEDLQQHSAPVSGETSGDDAFRTRSSEITIKRKDGSRVRAALSLSRVEAGGRTSTIAYVRDITAEADRRARSALLSEVADRTNRAVVVTDPDRRIVYVNAAFAGMFGYTPEEATGRQLRELIAGRHTDPETLARLRRCIDEENGGEEEVLAYDKNGDEIWVSANVKAFRNARGQVKYMFALLTDITETRQLRSLQQLIMNALADEIPLTDIADRLCRRVEEIAPDVVSSLLHIDTAGLIHPLGGPSLPEDYSRALDGVAIGPDIGSCGSAAYYGEAVLAQDIDTDPRWQPFKTRPLEVGLRACWSTPIKGKDGRVIGTFAFYFRECRPPSRWHQRIVDACVHLGALAIERKEARAQIARLAYYDTLTGLPNRARLRDMIAEAVQACPAGGHVALAFLDVDNFKDVNDTLGHSAGDELLVEFAQRLRAQIQPGDLLGRLGGDEFVIVLPNRDASEASTVASRITEAVSTPLPIGTRQVPMSASIGISIYPDNADDIDTLIQQADAAMYKAKRAGRSTYRFFSADMDRLAEQRLAHSAALRSAIANDALKLHYQPQIRTSDGAIHGVEALARWHDPVLGEVSPAKFIPLAEECGLIEQIGLWSVREACRQMAEWRKAGLDIPCVSVNLSPINFQNVNLASVVAGILADHGLPAEVLMLEITEGVFLNERSVAIETMNALRKQGVGLSLDDFGTGYSSLSRLAHLPIRELKIDRSFMRDVESDPTARAIVTTVIRVGQSLQLTVVAEGVETDGQRDLLAELGCDVVQGFLYARALSPPAFGRWLLDHSATRAGAMLRRVGRSLARPPAGFSPHDAQAGAGSHQAGVANTI, from the coding sequence ATGCTCGAACACGATTGCCCTGTGATAGAGGACCCGGATTTCCTGCTGGCGGCACTCGAGCGGGCGAACGATGCCGTCGTGATCGTCGACAGCGATCTGCGCGTCAGCCATTTCAACGCGGCAGCCGAGCTCGTCTGGGGGCTGAACCGCACGGAAGTGCTCGGTCGTCATGTAGGCTGTCTGGGGCTTGAAGATCTGCAACAGCATTCGGCGCCGGTCTCGGGTGAAACGAGCGGCGACGACGCTTTCAGGACACGCAGCTCCGAGATCACGATCAAGCGCAAGGATGGCAGCCGGGTTCGCGCCGCGCTGTCGCTTTCGCGTGTCGAGGCCGGCGGCCGGACCTCGACCATCGCCTACGTTCGCGACATCACCGCCGAAGCCGATCGTCGCGCCCGATCGGCGCTGCTGTCGGAGGTCGCGGACCGCACCAACCGCGCCGTCGTCGTCACCGATCCCGACCGGAGGATCGTCTATGTCAACGCGGCGTTTGCCGGAATGTTCGGCTACACGCCCGAGGAGGCGACGGGACGGCAGCTGCGCGAGTTGATCGCGGGCCGCCATACCGATCCCGAGACGCTCGCAAGATTGCGGCGCTGCATCGATGAGGAAAACGGCGGCGAGGAGGAAGTCCTCGCCTACGACAAGAACGGCGACGAGATCTGGGTCTCGGCCAACGTCAAGGCGTTCCGCAACGCCCGCGGGCAGGTCAAGTACATGTTCGCCCTGCTGACCGATATCACCGAGACCAGGCAGTTGCGGTCGCTGCAGCAGCTGATCATGAACGCACTGGCCGATGAAATCCCCTTGACCGATATCGCCGATCGGCTTTGCCGGCGTGTCGAGGAGATCGCGCCCGATGTCGTGTCCTCGCTGCTCCACATCGACACCGCTGGACTAATTCATCCGCTGGGCGGCCCCAGCCTTCCCGAGGATTATTCCCGGGCGCTGGATGGCGTCGCCATCGGCCCGGATATCGGCTCCTGCGGTTCCGCGGCGTATTACGGCGAGGCCGTGCTGGCGCAGGATATCGACACCGATCCGCGCTGGCAGCCGTTCAAGACCCGGCCGCTCGAGGTCGGCTTGCGCGCCTGCTGGTCGACGCCGATCAAGGGCAAGGATGGCCGCGTGATCGGTACCTTCGCCTTCTATTTCAGGGAATGCCGCCCGCCAAGCCGCTGGCATCAGCGCATCGTCGACGCCTGCGTCCATCTCGGCGCGCTGGCGATCGAGCGCAAGGAAGCGCGCGCCCAGATCGCGCGGCTCGCCTATTACGATACGTTGACCGGCCTGCCGAACCGCGCGCGCTTGCGCGACATGATCGCCGAGGCGGTCCAGGCCTGCCCCGCCGGTGGACACGTCGCGCTGGCGTTTCTCGATGTCGACAATTTCAAGGACGTCAACGATACGCTTGGACACTCGGCCGGCGACGAATTGCTGGTCGAATTCGCCCAACGCCTGCGCGCGCAGATTCAGCCGGGCGACCTGCTGGGACGTCTCGGCGGCGACGAATTCGTGATCGTGTTGCCGAACCGCGACGCCAGCGAGGCCTCAACGGTCGCTTCGCGGATCACGGAAGCTGTCTCCACGCCGCTCCCGATCGGAACCAGGCAGGTGCCAATGTCCGCCAGCATCGGCATCAGCATCTATCCGGACAACGCTGATGACATCGATACTCTGATACAGCAGGCCGATGCGGCCATGTACAAGGCCAAGCGCGCCGGCCGCTCCACCTATCGCTTCTTCTCGGCGGACATGGACCGGCTCGCCGAACAACGGCTGGCCCACAGCGCGGCGTTGCGCAGTGCGATCGCCAACGATGCCCTGAAGTTGCATTATCAGCCGCAGATCCGGACGAGCGATGGCGCCATCCATGGCGTCGAGGCGCTGGCGCGCTGGCATGACCCGGTGCTCGGCGAGGTCTCGCCTGCGAAATTCATCCCGCTGGCCGAAGAGTGCGGACTGATCGAGCAGATCGGCCTGTGGTCGGTCCGCGAGGCCTGCCGGCAAATGGCGGAATGGCGCAAGGCCGGGCTGGATATCCCCTGCGTGTCGGTCAATCTGTCGCCGATCAATTTCCAGAACGTGAATCTGGCATCAGTTGTCGCCGGGATCCTCGCGGATCACGGCCTGCCGGCGGAAGTGCTGATGCTCGAGATCACCGAGGGCGTGTTCCTGAACGAGCGCTCGGTCGCGATCGAGACCATGAATGCCCTTCGCAAGCAGGGTGTCGGCCTGTCGCTGGACGATTTTGGAACCGGCTATTCGAGTCTCAGCCGGTTGGCGCATCTGCCAATCCGCGAGCTGAAGATCGATCGCAGCTTCATGCGCGATGTCGAGAGCGACCCCACTGCGCGGGCGATCGTTACCACCGTGATCCGCGTTGGCCAGAGCCTGCAGCTCACCGTCGTGGCCGAAGGCGTCGAAACAGATGGGCAGAGAGACTTGCTGGCGGAACTTGGATGCGACGTCGTTCAGGGATTTCTCTATGCGCGCGCGCTGTCACCTCCTGCGTTCGGGCGTTGGCTGCTTGACCACAGCGCCACGCGGGCAGGTGCGATGCTCAGGCGCGTTGGCCGATCCCTGGCCCGGCCGCCGGCCGGGTTTTCGCCTCATGATGCGCAAGCGGGCGCGGGATCGCATCAGGCGGGCGTCGCCAATACCATTTAG
- a CDS encoding thiamine pyrophosphate-binding protein produces the protein MADIGAKAGGQASPAPALPSWPDEVYRALKDAGVRQVAMVPDAGHSRLIRAFEADPETRLVTLTTEEEGVAMLAGAWLGGERGVLLLQSSGVGNCINMLSLPAICHMPLLMIVTMRGDWGEFNPWQIPMGQGTRAVLEAMGVIVTRADEPDLVASTVQGAANLAFNTWRPAAVLIGQRVLGAKNFKELARK, from the coding sequence ATGGCTGATATTGGAGCAAAAGCCGGAGGCCAGGCGTCGCCAGCGCCGGCCCTGCCGTCCTGGCCGGACGAGGTCTACCGTGCGCTGAAGGACGCGGGCGTGCGCCAGGTCGCGATGGTGCCGGATGCCGGCCATAGCCGCCTGATCCGCGCCTTCGAGGCCGATCCGGAAACCCGCCTCGTCACCCTGACGACGGAGGAAGAAGGCGTGGCGATGCTGGCCGGCGCCTGGCTGGGCGGCGAACGCGGCGTGCTCCTGCTGCAGTCCAGCGGCGTCGGCAATTGCATCAACATGCTCTCGCTGCCCGCCATCTGCCACATGCCGCTGCTGATGATCGTGACGATGCGCGGCGATTGGGGTGAGTTCAACCCGTGGCAGATCCCGATGGGGCAGGGGACACGCGCGGTGCTGGAGGCGATGGGCGTGATCGTGACGCGGGCGGATGAGCCTGATCTGGTCGCCTCGACGGTCCAGGGCGCTGCGAACCTCGCTTTCAACACCTGGCGGCCGGCGGCGGTCCTGATCGGACAGCGCGTGCTCGGCGCCAAGAATTTCAAGGAGCTTGCCCGCAAATGA